A window from Mus caroli chromosome 2, CAROLI_EIJ_v1.1, whole genome shotgun sequence encodes these proteins:
- the LOC110289859 gene encoding olfactory receptor 10AG1-like produces MNHQQKPQEGNLTNLKEFVLLGFSDVPDLQWVLFGLLIAMYCFILLGNGTIVLITKVDSALQTPMYFFLGNFSFLEICYVSITPPRMVFNLGTQRRTISFIACATQMCCILILGATECFLLAVMAYDRYVAICNPLHYPLVMNQKVCSQLVIGSWISGIPIQIGQTSHIFSLSFCGSNQINHFFCDIPPILHLACGDIFINETMVFLGAFLFVLFPFLLIVFSYSKIIFKVLKLSSTKSRAKAFSTCSSHLAVVILFFGSGMITYFRSNSSHSGETDKVLSLFYTVVTPMFNPMVYSLRNKDVTIALRKFLCKQFVKI; encoded by the coding sequence ATGAACCATCAACAAAAACCACAAGAAGGAAATCTAACCAATCTGAAGGAATTTGTTCTTCTTGGATTTTCAGATGTTCCTGATCTCCAGTGGGTTCTATTTGGACTATTGATTGCTATGTATTGTTTCATCCTATTAGGCAATGGCACCATTGTACTAATCACAAAAGTAGACTCTGCTCTTCAGACCCCTATGTACTTTTTTCTTGGTAACTTTTCCTTTTTAGAGATATGTTATGTATCAATTACACCTCCAAGAATGGTCTTCAACCTTGGAACACAAAGAAGGACCATCTCTTTTATTGCCTGTGCTACACAAATGTGCTGCATTCTTATCCTGGGAGCCACAGAATGCTTCTTGCTGGctgtgatggcctatgaccgTTATGTTGCTATCTGTAACCCCCTGCATTATCCTCTAGTTATGAACCAAAAGGTGTGTTCCCAACTGGTGATTGGCTCGTGGATAAGTGGAATCCCAATTCAGATAGGGCAGACATCACATATCTTTTCTCTGTCATTTTGTGGTTCCAACCAGATCAATCACTTCTTTTGTGACATTCCCCCAATACTTCACCTGGCATGTGGGGACATCTTTATCAATGAGACGATGGTTTTCCTAGGTGCTTTCTTATTTGTCTTGTTTCCATTCCTGTTAATAGTATTTTCCTAtagtaaaatcatttttaaagtcttaaagCTATCATCAACCAAAAGTCGAGCCAAAGCCTTCTCTACTTGTTCTTCTCATCTTGCAGTTGTGATATTATTTTTTGGATCAGGTATGATTACATATTTTAGATCCAATAGTAGTCATTCAGGTGAGACAGAtaaagttctttctcttttctatacCGTTGTGACGCCTATGTTTAATCCCATGGTATACAGTCTAAGAAACAAGGATGTCACAATAGCACTAAGAAAATTCTTATGCAAACAATTtgtgaaaatataa